One stretch of Roseimicrobium sp. ORNL1 DNA includes these proteins:
- a CDS encoding GntR family transcriptional regulator, with product MSDASTDSLSDKAYHYIQKKLLAGEWTAGDVLSELAVAREMGISRTPVREAFRMLEQEGVLEQVPRFGTRVKALDRRDLVELYELREALEPYAVFQAAGKLSEGDAHMLDTLCREMKSVAEELRKRAKTVPDAAMMKRLLSADLAFHQLLIRAAGNRRMMKIVADSRLLARIFATPRQEHDLGIIEETHRYHIQILDAVKAGKGEVARKLMAEHIRASMKESLEHYDQQRAAAEADAVPLDLPDDMMSEYQRMERNARPRKSQRTRAA from the coding sequence ATGTCTGACGCATCCACCGACTCCCTCAGCGACAAGGCCTATCACTACATCCAGAAGAAACTTCTGGCGGGTGAGTGGACGGCCGGAGATGTCCTTTCCGAACTCGCCGTGGCCCGCGAGATGGGCATCAGCCGCACGCCCGTGCGCGAGGCCTTCCGCATGCTGGAGCAGGAGGGCGTGCTGGAGCAGGTGCCCCGCTTTGGCACCCGGGTGAAGGCGCTCGATCGTCGCGACCTGGTGGAGCTCTATGAACTCCGCGAAGCGCTGGAGCCCTACGCCGTGTTCCAGGCAGCGGGCAAGCTCTCCGAGGGAGATGCCCACATGCTGGATACCCTCTGCCGGGAGATGAAGTCTGTGGCCGAAGAACTGCGCAAAAGGGCAAAGACGGTGCCAGACGCCGCGATGATGAAGCGCCTGCTCTCCGCGGACCTCGCCTTCCACCAGCTTCTCATCCGCGCCGCTGGGAATCGCCGCATGATGAAGATCGTGGCGGACAGCCGCCTGCTGGCCCGCATCTTCGCCACGCCCCGGCAGGAGCACGACCTCGGCATCATCGAGGAAACCCATCGTTACCACATCCAGATTCTGGATGCAGTAAAGGCAGGCAAGGGGGAGGTGGCGCGCAAGCTGATGGCGGAGCACATCCGCGCCAGCATGAAGGAGTCTCTGGAGCACTATGACCAACAACGTGCCGCTGCCGAGGCAGATGCCGTACCGCTCGATCTGCCAGATGATATGATGAGCGAGTACCAGCGCATGGAGCGCAACGCCCGCCCCCGCAAATCCCAGCGCACTCGCGCGGCCTGA
- a CDS encoding PA14 domain-containing protein, which translates to MKQLLPSFLCLSAALCLHAEPPEMQTVRINTMTAQMKYDENEFTVRPGQPVEVVFQNGDDLPHNLVFCKPGTNVVELSMKQMEQPELALKRNWLPEDDRILYHTKMLNPKEREVIRFTAPDRPGNYPFVCTFPGHAMTMNGEMKVIPEGEGLKDLKFKMYLGDWKQLPDFSKLTEVHREGVIADNLIQVKLDDYKNQFGVVYTGKIYAPRTGSYRFFLTSDDGARILIDGKKVVEYDGIHPAGSVKSAGVKLDHGEHEFRLEYFQAGGGIEIYAAWKGTDFDITPLSTWRPKGWKEGDAKKKPDTLGMPIAVTSEPVIYRNFIAGAGNRGIAVGYPGGINIAWSAESMNLALVWRGAFMDAARHWNSRGGGYQAPLGYDVLRPTGEVTPAFAVPDGSSGPSWPTWNKEKRYDGYIWKGYTLDAKRAPTFRYEWNGVAVEDTFAASGTGTGPEATLTRTIKLKGNIPAGALFRLANGKVQTSGSDFLVEGPKFALEGNTFNNQFLVSAKGASVSGENLVVPATSEIVVTYTWPK; encoded by the coding sequence ATGAAGCAGCTCCTGCCCTCATTCTTGTGTCTTTCCGCCGCCCTCTGCCTGCACGCGGAGCCCCCGGAAATGCAGACCGTGCGCATCAATACGATGACCGCGCAGATGAAGTATGATGAGAACGAGTTCACCGTGCGTCCCGGACAGCCGGTAGAGGTGGTGTTTCAGAATGGCGACGACCTGCCGCACAACCTCGTGTTCTGCAAACCGGGCACCAATGTCGTGGAACTGTCCATGAAGCAGATGGAGCAGCCCGAACTCGCACTGAAGCGCAACTGGCTGCCGGAAGACGACCGCATCCTCTACCATACGAAGATGCTCAATCCCAAGGAACGTGAAGTCATCCGCTTCACGGCTCCGGACAGGCCCGGCAACTACCCCTTCGTCTGCACCTTCCCCGGCCACGCCATGACCATGAATGGCGAGATGAAGGTCATTCCCGAGGGTGAAGGGCTGAAGGACCTGAAGTTCAAGATGTACCTCGGCGACTGGAAGCAGCTTCCCGATTTCTCCAAACTCACCGAGGTGCACCGTGAAGGCGTGATCGCCGACAACCTCATTCAGGTGAAGCTGGACGACTACAAGAACCAGTTCGGCGTGGTCTATACCGGGAAAATTTACGCCCCGCGCACGGGCAGCTATCGATTCTTCCTCACCTCGGACGACGGCGCGCGCATCCTCATCGATGGCAAGAAGGTGGTAGAATATGATGGCATCCACCCCGCTGGCAGCGTGAAGAGCGCTGGGGTAAAGCTCGACCATGGCGAGCACGAGTTCCGCCTGGAGTATTTCCAGGCTGGCGGCGGCATCGAGATCTACGCTGCCTGGAAGGGCACCGACTTCGACATCACTCCCCTCTCCACCTGGCGTCCCAAGGGATGGAAAGAAGGCGACGCGAAGAAGAAGCCCGACACGCTGGGCATGCCCATCGCCGTGACAAGCGAGCCTGTGATCTATCGCAACTTCATCGCCGGTGCGGGAAATCGCGGTATCGCCGTGGGATACCCCGGCGGCATCAACATCGCCTGGAGCGCCGAGAGCATGAACCTCGCGCTGGTGTGGCGCGGTGCCTTCATGGATGCGGCCCGTCACTGGAACAGCCGTGGCGGCGGTTACCAGGCGCCGCTCGGCTATGACGTGCTGCGCCCCACAGGCGAGGTTACACCCGCCTTCGCCGTGCCGGACGGCAGCAGCGGTCCCTCCTGGCCCACATGGAACAAGGAGAAGCGCTACGATGGGTATATCTGGAAAGGATACACCCTCGATGCGAAGCGCGCCCCCACCTTCCGCTATGAGTGGAATGGCGTGGCCGTGGAAGACACCTTCGCCGCCAGCGGCACCGGCACCGGTCCGGAGGCCACGCTCACACGCACCATCAAGCTGAAAGGGAACATCCCCGCCGGTGCCCTGTTCCGCCTGGCCAATGGCAAGGTGCAGACCAGTGGCAGCGACTTCCTCGTGGAAGGTCCGAAGTTCGCGTTGGAGGGGAACACCTTCAATAACCAGTTCCTCGTATCCGCGAAGGGCGCCTCGGTGTCTGGAGAAAATCTGGTGGTGCCAGCCACCTCGGAGATCGTGGTCACCTATACGTGGCCGAAATAA